The DNA segment GTTAACTGATTTAATGGCTACCTTTTCCTCTATACCGCTTTGAAGTATTTTTTGTAATAGCATTAAGGTTTCATTACTCTCTAAGTGAGCACGCTCTCCATTGCCCATACCATCACTAATAGCTATGGCATATTTTCCTGCACCAAGCTCCATTGTAGAGTAACTATCACCTGATACTAGGCCTCCACCCATTGCAGCATTGGCAATTCCAGTTTCAATGACAAATGTTTTGGCTGAACCGAAACTAACATAACAGTTCCCATTAGGAAATGCTGCACACTCTTCCCTCTTCACCACTATCGTCTCTTGTAAGATATCTGATAATATGGGTGCGATCAGCTTTTCGCATTCACCTCTTCCATTACAATACGGAATACTCATTTCAATATCGACATTTCCTTGTTCCAAACTGTAAATATCTGCATGACCAATTTCGATTCCAAATTCCCTTAAAGCATCTAGTATTTGTTCTTCTTGAATGGAATGATTTTCTCTTTCACGTTGAATTTCTTTTGCAAAATCCCCCATAACTTGTGAAACACCTAATAATTGATCGGCTACTAGACGTCTACTTTCCTTTACTTGTTTTTTTAGCTTTTGATTGGCTTGGTAATAGGTTAATTCATGTTGTATTGCATCCACCACTTTTGTTGATTTAATGCAATATCGTTCCCACTCTCTCTTTAGTCCACTATTTTTAGGTGATGAAAGGTCATCACATTCCTGCATAATTGTGTGCATGTAATCATACGTTGTGTTGAAATTTTTTGCCCAGCACATCTCTTTTTTAAAGCATGTCTGACATGTCTTTTCGGTAACATTACTTAAGAAATAATCTATTTCCCTCTCATCATCTGATTCTTCGGGAACTAAAATATTTTGTGAGAAACTTTTTGACAAGGCTTGAAACACACTTGAAAACTGTTCCACGCGATTTGCAGTCACATCCCGAACTTTTCTAGCATATTGTTGCTGTTCAGCTGCATGCTCAGCAGTACCAGGAATGAATTTGGAAATCTTACTAATCAATGACTGGGGTGTTAAAAAGAAAAGCATAATTGCAATTAATGATTCGAAAATTGTATTCATCAGATTGGTTTGGTCACTTCCATACAACCCAATCAGCATCGTACCGATTAACAATCCTACTCCAACCCCAAACTTCTTTCCTTCCTTGAGCAAGCCTCCCAATAATCCAGAAAAAGCCAACAAACTCATTTGGTACAAGCTTGAAACGTTAGCTAAACTTAAGATGAGACCTGTTACCACCCCGACTGTAGACCCAATTGTTGCCCCTGCACAAAATGCAAAAAGTAATACTAAGTAGCGTGAAAATACATGCTCCACCGATAAGTCATACAATGACCATCCCATCGTACCGGTTAGGATAGAAGCCAATAATATAATCACCGATATGATCTCTTCTGTCTTTAATGCCTGTTTTCTACGTTTCAGACTGATTAATGGTACACTTTGCAAGAAAATCATGGTTAAGATAAAGCTTAATCCCGCTTCTACAGCAATCATGGACAGGTGGTACAAGCTTAATCCTTTTAGTACCGCCCCATGAATGAACAAATTCCCCATAATACTTGAACCAAAAACAATATACGGTACTGCCTTCATTAGCGAAGGGTTAAACCGATTATAAATAACTCGTATGGTTAAGAAAATTAATATAGATACAAAGACAATTCCGGCATTGATCCATTCAACCGTTGCAGCTCCAACTGTCAGTGTAATAAGAGCTAGAATAGACTTCTCTC comes from the Bacillus sp. BGMRC 2118 genome and includes:
- the spoIIE gene encoding stage II sporulation protein E; its protein translation is MHETGRDVTEVAYAEVAIVDRVQNSLSQSMAKLKQKTEILFFQKGLLIMMIGFLLGRALILEQIMPFAIPFFAAVFTMKREKSILALITLTVGAATVEWINAGIVFVSILIFLTIRVIYNRFNPSLMKAVPYIVFGSSIMGNLFIHGAVLKGLSLYHLSMIAVEAGLSFILTMIFLQSVPLISLKRRKQALKTEEIISVIILLASILTGTMGWSLYDLSVEHVFSRYLVLLFAFCAGATIGSTVGVVTGLILSLANVSSLYQMSLLAFSGLLGGLLKEGKKFGVGVGLLIGTMLIGLYGSDQTNLMNTIFESLIAIMLFFLTPQSLISKISKFIPGTAEHAAEQQQYARKVRDVTANRVEQFSSVFQALSKSFSQNILVPEESDDEREIDYFLSNVTEKTCQTCFKKEMCWAKNFNTTYDYMHTIMQECDDLSSPKNSGLKREWERYCIKSTKVVDAIQHELTYYQANQKLKKQVKESRRLVADQLLGVSQVMGDFAKEIQRERENHSIQEEQILDALREFGIEIGHADIYSLEQGNVDIEMSIPYCNGRGECEKLIAPILSDILQETIVVKREECAAFPNGNCYVSFGSAKTFVIETGIANAAMGGGLVSGDSYSTMELGAGKYAIAISDGMGNGERAHLESNETLMLLQKILQSGIEEKVAIKSVNSVLSLRTTDEIFTTLDLAMIDLQDASARFLKIGSTPSFVKRGDRVLKIEASNLPMGIIQEFDVDVVSEQLKAGDLLIMMSDGIFEGPKHVENYEMWMKRKINEVQTDDPQEIADIIMEEVIRSRGGQIEDDMTIVVAKVKRNLPRWAAIPLQRKKVM